Below is a window of Jonesiaceae bacterium BS-20 DNA.
TTGCCAAGTTTCAACCAAGTGGTTGCAGACTGAGGTGGTGGGTCGACGGGGTCAACGTAACCTGCTGTCCAACAGCCACGCGGCCAAGCAAATCTTGGGCCACATTGCAGGTCAGCTCGCCTACTGCGGGTACGGTAACCCGTGCGCGGGTCTTGCCCGCCCGGAAGAATACTTGCTGGATTTCCCCCTCAAGGCTTTGCCCGCCCAAGTTAGTGCCAACTGCCGATGCCTGGGAAGCGTTTTGTGCGGCACCCCCGGTAGTGGGTGGGACCCGGGTTCCACCCGAGGAACTCGACGAACCCCCAAACTGTTTTTCTGAAACTTGTGTCACGGTAAAGTGCCCCGGCGCGTATCCGCGCGCCGGTGGTCCCTCCCAAAAGGCCTCATACCCGAGGAACTCGGCTACCTCTTGGGAGTTGGGTTTGCGCCAGAGCAGCTCTGGCGCATCGACCTGGAGGAGTTTGCCACGCCGCATGACGGCGACCCGGTCTGCAACGGTGAATGCCTCATCTTGATCATGGGTGACAAAGACCGCTCCGGTTCCCGTTTGCTGCAGGATACTGCGCAACTCGACCGCGAGGTGCTCGCGCAGTTCCCGGTCTAGAGCGGATAGTGGCTCGTCTAGGAGTAGCAATTGCGGGCGCGGGGCCAACGCCCGAGCCAGTGCTACTCGTTGCCGTTCCCCACCGGACATGGTTGCGATACTTCGGGTTTGCGCACCGGGTAGCCCCACAAGCACCAACAGTTCAGCTACGCGTTGGTCTCGTTGTGTCTTGCTAAGTCCCTGAATCTTGAGCCCATAGGCCACGTTTCCAGCCACGTTTTGGTGGGCAAAGAGTTGGCCCTCTTGGAACATCAGACCAAATCCGCGCTTGTGCACGGCCACGGAGGCTAGGTCCTTACCTTCCCAGCTCAAGCTGCCCGCGTGGGGTTGTTCCAGCCCTGCGATCGTGCGCAGAAGCGTGGATTTACCACACCCGGAGGGCCCCAACAGGGCCACGATCTCACCGGGGGCAACCGCGAGACTGACATTGTCCACGGCTGCGAAGGGGCCGTGCGTCCCCATAAACTCAACGGTGACCCCGCTGACGTCCAGGCCCTGTTCAGCTACTGATTCCAGAACAGACATGATTAGAACTCCCCTGAAGTGTTGCCTCGCAGGCGCTCGGCCAACAGCATGATCGCCGAGGTAAGCACTGCAAGAATGACCGAGGCCGCTAAGGCCATACCGTAATTTTCTGCCCCGGGTTTACCAATAAGCCTAAAAATTACAATCGGCAACGTTGCTGTTTCTGGCCGGGATAAGAATGAGGTAGCCCCAAACTCACCCATGGACACCGCAAAGGCCATTCCCGTTGCCAGACCCAACGCCCTGGCTGCGATGGGCCAGTCAACCGTTGCAGCTACCCGCCACGGCGGAGCCCCCATAGTGGCTGCGGCTTCCCGCTGGCGAGGATCAATCGCCCGCATGACGGGTAACACCGTGCGCACCACGAGTGGAATTGCAACAACGGCCTGGGCAATGGGCACCAGCAAACCGCTAGATCTTAGGTCAATGTTGAGACCCAACGGGCGGTCCAGTGTAATAAGAAATCCAAATCCCACCGTCACCGCAGAGACCCCAAGGGGCAACATGAATGCGGCATCGAGCAACGAGATAGCCCGCTTGCCTTGCCTTGACTTGGGCCGTTGGGAAACCACAAACGCAACGAGTGCCCCAATTCCTACGGCTATCAGCGCGGCCACAAACGCGGTTTGGAGCGAAATTCTGGTGGCTTCCCACACCGTGACGCTCAAAGCATTGCGTCCGCCCGTGCTCGCAAGCGCGCGGTAATTGCCAAGCGACCAACCATCCCCAACACGTAGCGATTTGATCACGAGGTTGACCAGCGGCCAACCGATCAGCACAATCGCGACCAGCGCCGTGACCAGTATGGAGGCCCAGTGTGAAGACAGTTTCAGTGGATTCACACTGGTTGTTGCGCTTTGGAGGTGCAGTGCGGTTTCCCGCTTGGTACGCGCCCACGAGGACACGGTCAGCGCGGCCCCGACGATCAGGAGTTGAAGAATCGATAGGACGGCTGCGGTGCGTAGATCCAAGAACTGGACCGTTTGCATCCAGATCTCAGTCTCGATCGTTCCGTATCCTTGGCCTCCCAAGACCATGACCGTTCCAAAGGCGGTTGAACAAAACAGGAATACCACGGCTGCCGCGGACAAGATTGCGGGAGTTAGTGCCGGAAGTGTCACGGTAAACAAGGCTCGCAGCGGCGAGGCTCCGAGCGCACGTGCGGCTTGCTCCACCCGCGGGTCCAACTGCTGCCATAGTCCGCCAACCGTGCGCACCACAACTGAGTAGTTGAAGAACACCAGGGCCAGCACAATGGCGGTGAATGTCCCGTCAAGTCCCAGGAATCCGAGCGGCCCCGAGGATGCAAGTAGCGCCCTAAATGCGACGCCCACAACGACGGTGGGCAGCACAAATGGCACGGTGATCAGCGCGCGGGCAAAGGTGCGCCCCCGAAAGGTGCACCGGTACAGCACAAAGGCTCCGGGGATCCCCAACAGCAGAGACACCACTGTTCCAACGAGCCCTTGGCCAAGCGTGATACCAACCAGCCGCCAAGTGCGCGGGGTGGACAGGACCTCCCAAAACCCGGTCAGGTCCAGCGCGCCGTCGGCAATGAAGCCGCGGCCCACCAGGGCCGTGACCGGCCAGGCAAAAAAGAACACCAAAAATATGACGGGAACCGCGGCAAGAGTAGACCACGCAACTGCGCGTCGCCAGCCCGCTGGCCCCTTCCCCACAGGCCCTATTTTTGCAGGCCGAGGTGGTGGGCCGGAGATCTCCGGTCCACCACCCCTGATTAACAACTCGTTAGCCAATTACGGCAGCGCTCCAAGCCTTAATCCATGCGTCACGGTTGGTTGCAATCTCGGCGGGATCAAGGGAAATCGGGGCGGAAGGAACCGGCGCAAACTGTGCCCAGGCATCGGGAAGTGCGACCGAATCAGAGGCCGGGTACATGTACATTGCATCCGCAATGGTGGACTGGAAACTATCCTTGAGCAGGTAATCAATAAAAGCCTGACCACCTTGCGGGTTAGCAGCGTTGGCTAGTACGCCCGCGTATTCCACCTGACGGAAGCAGGTGTCCAGCATGGCCTTGGTGGTAGTCTGTGCGCCGTCTTCGGTCACCGTAAACGCCGGTGAAGAGGCATAGGACAGGGAGATCGGCCGGTCGCCGTCACCGGTTCCGGAGAAGTCGACGTAGTAGGCGTCCTCCCAGCCGTCAACAACCTTGAGGCCGTTCGCTTCGAGCTGCGCCCAGTAATCAAGGTAGCCGTCGCTGCCAAACTTGCCAATCGTGGCAAACAGGAAGGACAGCCCCGGCGACGAAGTGGCCGCGTTGGTCACCACGGTCAGGTCCTTGTACTGCGGCTTGACCAGGTCTTCGAGACCGGTTGGCTCAGCCACGTTATTATCTGCAAACCACTGCGGGTCAAGGTTCAGGCACACGTCACCGTAATCAACCGCGGTTAACGAGTCCGTTCCTGGCAGAGCCAAAGACTTACCCAGCTCTGTCTCATTTGGGGAAGCGTAGGAAGCAAATACATCTTCCGCGACCGCTCGGGATGCAAACGTATTGTCAATCCCGTAGGCCACGTCTCCCAAAGGCGAGTCCTTGGTCAGCACAAGCTTGTTTGCGAGCGCCCCACCGTCACCGTTGGTAATAATCTCAACTTGAAAGCCGGATTCCTTTTCAAACTCGGCCTTTTGTTCCGCACTGAATTGGAAGGAATCATGGACCACAACTTTGACCGTCTTAGGGGCCTCCGCACCCGGGTCACTGCCCTGTGAACTACCCGGCATCGCACAACCTGTTAGGGCCAGCGTCGCAACCGTGGCTACACCAATAAAAAGACGTTTGGAAACTAAAAACTGCAATTGTCCTCCCGGGACCTATGCGCATTACCGCAGGTTAGGAGGGGTGCCATATGCAGAAATCCGCATATGGTGAGAATTCCCGACTCCCTACACCGGTGCTAACCGGATCAGGTTCGAGGGTCTGCCTTGCGGCACTCTCAGCGCTTGTTTTTATGACGGTTAACCGTCAAGGTGCGCTCCCCTGTCGTACCCCACCAGTCTAACCCCTGCCCGCCGGACCCAAACGTGATGTCCACCGCACGGCGAATAGCCACGGGCGGTCATGACCGATAGCGTTAGATCAGCCCGATTATTTTTGACGCACAGTCAAAACCGTTTCGTGATGTGAGGTTTTCATGGCCAAGGACCAGTCCGGTGTTGAAAAAGTAGCAATGATTGCGCTGTCCTTTGGGGCAGGCTGGGTTGCTCAAAAGATCGTGGAACAGCTTTGGGAAAAGTCCACCGGCGGCCTTTCACACGACATCGATGATGACGATGCTCGGATTGCTTCCGTGGTGACCTTTGCGGCCGTGAGCGCCGCGGTCGCCGCCCTAACCCAGGTATTTGCCAAGCGTGGGGCACGTAAGGCCATCAGCCGTATCTCTGCAGCCCCGCGCAGGTAGCTCCTACATAATTTTGTGACCTTGGTCCTGTCCGGCTCGGGACAATAGCCCCGCAATTTCATGACGCAAACCCTTAATAATTGAGGTGTACCCACACAACGTGGGTGCACCTCAAACTTGGTTAAGGGGAAGATCATGAAGCGCGTAGTCATCTTTGGTGGCACCGGTCTACTGGGATACCACAGCACACTGGAGTTCCTGGACCGCGGTTATTCCGTGACTTCGGTTTCGCTTCCACCCATGCCGGTTGAGGACCTGTTTCCACAGGGTGTGGAAAACATTTTGGCAGACCTGACCGAGCTATCCGATGCCCGCATACTTGAGATTTTGGGCGGCGCTTCCGCCGTGGTCTATGCTGCCGGGGCAGATGAACGCACGGTCCCCGATTCCCCCGCCGCAAAGTATTTTTACGAGCAAAACGTGCTACCCGTCCAGCGTGTGGCTAGGTTGGCAGTTGCCGCCGGCGTAAAGAAGTTTGTCCTGTATAACAGCTACACAGCCGAGTTTGCGGAGATTTGGCCGGACCTTGGTTACCGGGAGCACAATGGCTACCCGCGCACCCGGCTCATGCAGGAAGAGGCTGCCATCATGGAGGGCTACGGTGCAATGGACGTCATGTCCCTGCGCCTGCCGTACATCTTTGGCACCATGCCCGGCCGGATCCCGCTGTGGCAGATGTTCCTTGACATTGCCCGCAGCCAGCCAGAGCGCGTGGTGACCCAGCTTGGCTCAACCTCATCCGTCACGGTCAAGCAGGTGGCCCAGGCAACGGTGGGCGCGGTTGAACATGGTGAGCACGGCGGGAAATACCCCATCAACGGGTACGACCTGCGGCACACCGAGTTCATGGCGCTGGTCTGCGAGGCCCTGGGCCGCAGCAAAGAAGACGTGGTTGGGCTACCGTATGAGCTCTTTGTCGACCAGATGCAGGCGCTTGACGATGCCACAGCGGCTTCCGGCAAGGAGCACGGTATTCACTTGGTTGATTCCACATTATTTAATTCCCGCGATGCGGTTTCTGACCAGGGTGCGGGAATGGAAGCACTTGGCTATGAACCCGACGATATTCCAGCTTCGATCCGGGAGACGCTGAAGTTTTGTTTGGACCATGAACGTACAGACTCAGAGCCCGTGGCCCAAACTGCTTAAGACTGTTCGCTTTGGCTCTACGGGAAAAACTAGCCCACGGAAACGGCGATCTGGTTGTTCCACGGATCGTTGAACACCAGCGCCGCACCCGTCTGGCTCGAGGTAACGTCATGGAATTTCAGGCGGTCGGCGAGTGCCGCAGTCTCATCTTGGGTTGGGACGAGGATTGAAACCTCGCCCAGTCCAAGAGTGGACGCGCGCGGCCCTGCTCCCCGCGATCCCCAGGTGTTCATTGCCATGTGGTGGTGGTAGCCACCGGCGGCCACAAACAGGGCTCCCGGCACCTTGGCGGTCGCTTCAAATCCGAGCGCATCCGTGTAGAACTGGGCCGCTGCTTCGGTATCCCCCACTTGCAGGTGCACGTGGCCAACCGTTGCCGCTTCGAGTTCCGGTTGCGCCTGGGCGGACTCCGTCAGGTGCTCTGCCACAAAGCCGTTGGGGTCGAGGTAGATGGTGTCCATCTTGACGTAGTCTCCGTCCCAAGACCAAGTACTACGTGGGCGGTCCCAGTACAGCTCAATCCCGTTGCCCTCGAGCTCACCCGGAATAGACCACCGCATGAAACGGTTACTCCAACCATGAGCGAAAAACTTACCGTTGATATTTGGTCCGACATCGCGTGCCCGTGGTGCTACATTGGCAAGCGTAAATTTGAGGCCGGATTGGCAAATTTTTCCGGCAAAGACGCCGTCACCGTCGAGTACCACTCCTTTGAACTAGCCCCGGACACCCCCGTGGATTTTGAAGGCTCCGAAGTCGATTTTCTAGCCAAGCACAAGGGTCTACCGGTCGCTCAGGTCGAGCAGATGCTTGACCAGGTCACCCAAGTGGCTGCATCCGTGGGACTTGATTACCAGTTTGACCACCTCAAACACACCAAGACCCTCAAGGCACATGAGATCCTGCACTTCGCTAAGGCGCACGGCAAGCAGATCGAGCTCAAGGAACGTTTACTCAAGGCTTACTTCACCGAGGGCCAGCACGTGGGCAAGCAGGACGTCCTTGTGGCGTTGGCCGCCGAAGTTGGCCTTGACGCCGAGCAAGCTGCCCTGGCCCTCGCAGACGGCACGTATGCGAATGAGGTTCAGGCGGACATTGATCAGGCCCGCGCCTACGGCATCAATGGCGTTCCGTTCTTTGTCATCAATAACAAGTACGGCATTTCCGGCACCCAAGACCCACGCGCGTTCACCCAGGCGCTCGAGCAGGCCGCAACTGACCTAGCGCAGGAGCAGGCATGACCAACTCAGCTGAATCAACCGGGGCCTCAGCAGCCGAGCCGTTAGACCTCGCCGCCGCAGGCATCGTGAAACTCCAAACGCCACCCGCCCCTGCACCTGCACCTGCACCTGCACCTGCACCTGCACCTGCACCTGCACCTGCGTTCACCATACTTGGTGACGACGATGCCGCAGCATGCGTCGATGGTGTATGCGCGGTTCCGCCACCTCAGCAGTAGCCCTGAAACCGGCGGTTAGCGAGTCTAAGTCTTACGCCAAACAGATTTGGTCCGTGGCCGAAAGAAAATCTTTCGGCCACGGACCAATTTCATGACCCTGAAGACGAACTGTTGCTACTACTTCTCTTCGTAGTAGACGTAGAGATCCTCGTAGTAATCCACGGAGAAATCGAACTCAATGTTCCTGGTGGTGCCATCGTCATAGGTGGCTGCGCCCTTGCAGGTGAAAGCGACTGCAGGCTCTGCATCGATGTCCGTGGGAATAGCGAAGCGGTCACGGCTATCCCTGATCATCTCGGTGTCAACGAGGCCGGTCAGGATCTGGCCTTCCGGATCGTTGATCTCTGAGACATAGAGCGCCTCTTCCGCCAGCCCCTCGCAACCGAACCCGGATCCCATATCGAGGCTGAGGTAATCAGCACTAAACTCAGAAGTTGGCTTGCTTCCACCGGAGCCCTCAAGCCCCATGGACCAAATGCCAATACCGGCAATACCTACCACTGCGATCGCCATGATCGCCCAGACAAATCCTGAGGTCTTTGGTTTTTGCTCGTCAAGGCCACCCGGAAATTGGCCCTGCTCGCCACCCATGTAGGGGGAGCCCTGTCCCACAAATGAGGATTGAGCGTTCTGACCCACATATCGGTCTGCACTCTGGAAAGTATCTGGCTGGACAGGCGCCGTCTGCGGGTTGGGCATCTGCGCACCTAAACCGGCCATGTACTGCTGCGCGGCAGCAACCATTTCTGGAGTAATTTGGCCATCAGTAGGGATTGAGAAGTTGAGGTTGGTCCACTGGTGACCATCAAAGAACCGCAGAAAATGCGAATTCGATGGATCCGGGTACCAGCCTGGCTGCGGTGCACTCATGTCTAAATCTGTCCCATACTCTTAACGTTATCCGGGGGTTGCCCCACCCGAGTGTACTTGTCAGAGCGGGTCAGGAAGAATTTTTCCTCGGAATATCCGGGTTTCCCCATGGATAGTTGAACACCACGAGAACTTGCTCACTCGTTGTTGCGATAATTCTTCCAAGCCTGCTTTATCGGTTGAATTTCAATACCGCGCTGGGCAAATTCTTTTCTCGTACCCCGCCGGGTCAGAAGCAAGAAGAATAGGGCTACCACGAATGGGACGGCCATGACGGAAAAGGCCACTCTAAAGTCAGCTAGCGTGTAGTTGCCGTCCGGCCGAATCTGGTCCAGGACCATACCGATCGCCAAAATGCAGACAAAGGCGGCGATAAATCCGCCCATATTAGCCAGACCGCTTGACACCCCAAATCGCTCAGCCGGATTAGAGGTTCGGGCGTAATCTAGTCCGATCAGGCTGGCCGGGCCACCGACGCCAATCAACGTGACAAAAATAAACAGCACCCAAAGGGGACGCGGCGTGGTGGGAACCAACACCAGTAGCCACCCAGTAAGCATGCCGCATGTCACCGCGAGCACCAGCCACGAGCGGCGCAGTGGGTGGCGAGCACAGAACATACCAATGAGGGGGCCGGCAACCATCGCCGACAGGGTCAACCAAGTAAACAGTAACGATGCCTGGCTCTGAGAAAGATTTTGACCCAAGAGTAAGAAGGGGTAGCCCCACAAGAAAATAAAGACATTAAAACTGAAGGCAGTCAGCATGTGACTCCAAAAACCCAGCCACGAACCGGAAGCTTTCAAAGCTCCCTTAAAAGCGGACTCATCTGGAGACGAGGGAACCATGTCAACGGCCCTGGGCGTAGATGCGGGCCGGCTCGACAACACTTGTGGGTCGGATGGACGGTCCCGCACCCACGCAAAGACCCACAACGCAGCCAAGATTCCGGCGAACCCAAGAATCGTAAACGCCCAGCTCCACTCCAAATTTCGCAGCACAATCACAAACGGGACTGCGGAAATAATCTGCCCCACCTGGGCGATCTGCCCAGTAATTTGCCCCAGTAGTGGCGCCTGTTTGGGCGGGAACCAAGCCGCAATGAGTTTCAGGACGGAGACAAAGGTAGTCGCGTCACCGGCACCGATAAGCACCCGAGCAAAGATGGCCAACTCAACCGAGTCCGCAAAGGCCATACCAAATTGCCCGGCTGCCATCATCAACGCGCCAATGGCTATCAGCCTGCGCGCCCCAAACCGATCCAAGAGAACTCCGACTGGAATCTGCGAGCCGGAATAGACAACCAATTGGGTGACCGTGAAGAGCGAAAGAATGGCGGCACTCGCCCCAAACCGCTCGGCGGCCTCCAAACCTGAGACCCCAAGGGAGGTTCGCTGCACTACCGCAACGACGTACGCTGCGGTCGCCGCTGCCCAGATCAGGTACGCTCGGCGCACGCTGTAGGCAACCTTAGGCGTTGACATAACCACTTCCTTCCAGAAGTAATCATATTTTACTTTCCATGTCTTTGGTGGGAAGCATCAATTGTTTTCAAACTAGTTCGACTTCTGGGACTTTCGGCCCGATTTTCCCACGTCACATAGATGCACAATTGAGTTGTCAGAGTTTTTGACCTGAGAATGATGCCGGAGTCTCCTGACCCCTCTGTGCAGACTCCTGGACGTTCTCATTGGGTGGAGAGGAAGCGCGGGCTCCTCTCCACCCGCCCTTTGTTTTTATCTAATCTTCCCGGCATTCTGTCTTGCACACAGAGCCTTCTGCTGCCCTCACACCCCTCCCCCTGTTGTGACCCAGCCCACACCGACTAGATTGATGGCATGAGCCGTACGCTAAAGATCCGCAAACTCACCGAGGGAAACCCCGAGGAGA
It encodes the following:
- a CDS encoding ABC transporter ATP-binding protein translates to MSVLESVAEQGLDVSGVTVEFMGTHGPFAAVDNVSLAVAPGEIVALLGPSGCGKSTLLRTIAGLEQPHAGSLSWEGKDLASVAVHKRGFGLMFQEGQLFAHQNVAGNVAYGLKIQGLSKTQRDQRVAELLVLVGLPGAQTRSIATMSGGERQRVALARALAPRPQLLLLDEPLSALDRELREHLAVELRSILQQTGTGAVFVTHDQDEAFTVADRVAVMRRGKLLQVDAPELLWRKPNSQEVAEFLGYEAFWEGPPARGYAPGHFTVTQVSEKQFGGSSSSSGGTRVPPTTGGAAQNASQASAVGTNLGGQSLEGEIQQVFFRAGKTRARVTVPAVGELTCNVAQDLLGRVAVGQQVTLTPSTHHLSLQPLG
- a CDS encoding iron ABC transporter permease, encoding MGKGPAGWRRAVAWSTLAAVPVIFLVFFFAWPVTALVGRGFIADGALDLTGFWEVLSTPRTWRLVGITLGQGLVGTVVSLLLGIPGAFVLYRCTFRGRTFARALITVPFVLPTVVVGVAFRALLASSGPLGFLGLDGTFTAIVLALVFFNYSVVVRTVGGLWQQLDPRVEQAARALGASPLRALFTVTLPALTPAILSAAAVVFLFCSTAFGTVMVLGGQGYGTIETEIWMQTVQFLDLRTAAVLSILQLLIVGAALTVSSWARTKRETALHLQSATTSVNPLKLSSHWASILVTALVAIVLIGWPLVNLVIKSLRVGDGWSLGNYRALASTGGRNALSVTVWEATRISLQTAFVAALIAVGIGALVAFVVSQRPKSRQGKRAISLLDAAFMLPLGVSAVTVGFGFLITLDRPLGLNIDLRSSGLLVPIAQAVVAIPLVVRTVLPVMRAIDPRQREAAATMGAPPWRVAATVDWPIAARALGLATGMAFAVSMGEFGATSFLSRPETATLPIVIFRLIGKPGAENYGMALAASVILAVLTSAIMLLAERLRGNTSGEF
- a CDS encoding thiamine ABC transporter substrate-binding protein, with the translated sequence MQFLVSKRLFIGVATVATLALTGCAMPGSSQGSDPGAEAPKTVKVVVHDSFQFSAEQKAEFEKESGFQVEIITNGDGGALANKLVLTKDSPLGDVAYGIDNTFASRAVAEDVFASYASPNETELGKSLALPGTDSLTAVDYGDVCLNLDPQWFADNNVAEPTGLEDLVKPQYKDLTVVTNAATSSPGLSFLFATIGKFGSDGYLDYWAQLEANGLKVVDGWEDAYYVDFSGTGDGDRPISLSYASSPAFTVTEDGAQTTTKAMLDTCFRQVEYAGVLANAANPQGGQAFIDYLLKDSFQSTIADAMYMYPASDSVALPDAWAQFAPVPSAPISLDPAEIATNRDAWIKAWSAAVIG
- a CDS encoding DUF4235 domain-containing protein, with the protein product MAKDQSGVEKVAMIALSFGAGWVAQKIVEQLWEKSTGGLSHDIDDDDARIASVVTFAAVSAAVAALTQVFAKRGARKAISRISAAPRR
- a CDS encoding NAD(P)-dependent oxidoreductase is translated as MKRVVIFGGTGLLGYHSTLEFLDRGYSVTSVSLPPMPVEDLFPQGVENILADLTELSDARILEILGGASAVVYAAGADERTVPDSPAAKYFYEQNVLPVQRVARLAVAAGVKKFVLYNSYTAEFAEIWPDLGYREHNGYPRTRLMQEEAAIMEGYGAMDVMSLRLPYIFGTMPGRIPLWQMFLDIARSQPERVVTQLGSTSSVTVKQVAQATVGAVEHGEHGGKYPINGYDLRHTEFMALVCEALGRSKEDVVGLPYELFVDQMQALDDATAASGKEHGIHLVDSTLFNSRDAVSDQGAGMEALGYEPDDIPASIRETLKFCLDHERTDSEPVAQTA
- a CDS encoding VOC family protein, giving the protein MRWSIPGELEGNGIELYWDRPRSTWSWDGDYVKMDTIYLDPNGFVAEHLTESAQAQPELEAATVGHVHLQVGDTEAAAQFYTDALGFEATAKVPGALFVAAGGYHHHMAMNTWGSRGAGPRASTLGLGEVSILVPTQDETAALADRLKFHDVTSSQTGAALVFNDPWNNQIAVSVG
- a CDS encoding DsbA family oxidoreductase; the protein is MSEKLTVDIWSDIACPWCYIGKRKFEAGLANFSGKDAVTVEYHSFELAPDTPVDFEGSEVDFLAKHKGLPVAQVEQMLDQVTQVAASVGLDYQFDHLKHTKTLKAHEILHFAKAHGKQIELKERLLKAYFTEGQHVGKQDVLVALAAEVGLDAEQAALALADGTYANEVQADIDQARAYGINGVPFFVINNKYGISGTQDPRAFTQALEQAATDLAQEQA
- a CDS encoding DUF2510 domain-containing protein, with protein sequence MSAPQPGWYPDPSNSHFLRFFDGHQWTNLNFSIPTDGQITPEMVAAAQQYMAGLGAQMPNPQTAPVQPDTFQSADRYVGQNAQSSFVGQGSPYMGGEQGQFPGGLDEQKPKTSGFVWAIMAIAVVGIAGIGIWSMGLEGSGGSKPTSEFSADYLSLDMGSGFGCEGLAEEALYVSEINDPEGQILTGLVDTEMIRDSRDRFAIPTDIDAEPAVAFTCKGAATYDDGTTRNIEFDFSVDYYEDLYVYYEEK
- a CDS encoding MFS transporter; the protein is MSTPKVAYSVRRAYLIWAAATAAYVVAVVQRTSLGVSGLEAAERFGASAAILSLFTVTQLVVYSGSQIPVGVLLDRFGARRLIAIGALMMAAGQFGMAFADSVELAIFARVLIGAGDATTFVSVLKLIAAWFPPKQAPLLGQITGQIAQVGQIISAVPFVIVLRNLEWSWAFTILGFAGILAALWVFAWVRDRPSDPQVLSSRPASTPRAVDMVPSSPDESAFKGALKASGSWLGFWSHMLTAFSFNVFIFLWGYPFLLLGQNLSQSQASLLFTWLTLSAMVAGPLIGMFCARHPLRRSWLVLAVTCGMLTGWLLVLVPTTPRPLWVLFIFVTLIGVGGPASLIGLDYARTSNPAERFGVSSGLANMGGFIAAFVCILAIGMVLDQIRPDGNYTLADFRVAFSVMAVPFVVALFFLLLTRRGTRKEFAQRGIEIQPIKQAWKNYRNNE